GCCTCTTCTTGTTGACCCGGCCGTCCACACGGGCATGGCTGGCGTTGTACTGCCTCAGGTCGTAGTCCAGGTAGAGACGGTAGCGACGGAAGTAGTAGACCGGCTTGAGCTTGTTCCACCGGCGCTCCGCCGGGGTGAAGTCGCGGGCTCCCTTGGGCAGCAGCCAGTTCGGCTCGATCTGGAAGACCTTGACGGAGCTGCCCTGGCGCTCGGCCTCGGTGACGACCTGGACTGCCGACGAGCCGGTGCCCAGTACACCGACGGCCTTGCCCTCGAGCGAGAGCTCGTCACGCCAGGTCGAGGTGTGGCACAAGTCGCCCTCAAAGACGGTCTCGCCCCGCATGAACGGCGGCACCAGCGGCGTGTTGAGGAAGCCGACCGCCGAGATGACCGCCTTGAAGGGCCCATGCTGGCGCCCGGCCTCGTCCCGGATGGTCCAGGTGCGCGAGGACTCGTCCCACGACACGTCGGCGACGCCAGTGCTCAGCAGGGTGCGCTCGTAGAGCCCCCACTTGCGCGCGACCCCCTGGAGGTAGGCGAGCAGCTCCCTCCAGTCCGCATGGGTACGGGTCCAGTCGTGCGGCTCGAACGAGAAGGAGTAGATGTGCGACTCGAGGTCCACCTCGGCACCCGGGTAACGGTTGACCAGCCAGGTTCCACCGATGTCGTCCGAGCGCTCGAACAGCACGAAGTCGCGCACGCCCTCCTTGCGAAGGGCCGTCGCCGCGGCGATGCCACTGAAGCCGGTGCCGATGATCGCGACGTCGTGCGGGCCGGCCAGCGGCTCTTGGTTGGGGGTGAGTGGCTTCACGGTGACCACCATTCGGAGTAGTTGGTTGTTTGGTCTAGTCTTTCGTCCTTTTGTGTGGACGTCAAGGGCTCAAGCCCGCTCGACATGCCTCGCCAGCTCAAAGGGAGTGATGTTCTCGTCGAGCCACGCGCGGTAGCGCGCCAGCTCCGCACGCCGGGTCGCCGCGAAGGCTTCCGCGAACCGCCGCGGCAGGAGGCGGTCGACGAATGACGAGTCCTCGAAGGCCGCGATCGCCGCGCCCAGGCTGACGGGCACGGTCCTGCGGCTCGGCAGGCGAGGCTGCGGGAGGGCGAGATCGCGCTCGAGGCCGTCGATGCCACCGGCGAGAACGGCCGATGCGCTGACGTAGGGGTTCGCATCGGCGCCACCGCGCCGGTGCTCGACCCGGGCAGAGGCGTCCGGACGCAGCACCACCCGACAAGCTGCGCGACGGTCGTCGTAGCCCCACGAGGCGCTCGTGGGGACCCACATCCGAGGGTCGATCCGCTTGAACGAGTTCACGTGCGGGTTGAACATCAGGGTCAGGTCAGGAAGCGAGTCGACGAGACCCGCGACGAATCCGGCGGCCTCCGCCGTCAGCTCGCCACCGGCGAAGAGGTTGACCCCGTCGCGCTCGAGGCTCGCGTGGACGTGGCCCGCGGCACCTTCACGGCCGCCGAAGGGCTTGGCCATGAAGGAGGCGATCAGGTCGCGCTCGGCGCAGAGCTCGGCAAGGTAGCGGCGAGCCCGGGCCGCGCCGTCGGCGGCATGGAGAGCCGGGCCGTGGGCGATGGAGACCTCGATGAAGCCAGCGTGCACCTCGGACCGTACCGCCGAGAGCGGATGCCCGATCGCCGCCATCCGCCGCGCCAGCTCGGCAACCAGGTCGGACATGGCGCCGGCCCGGGCGAGCCGGGCGGGGAGAGGCAGGTCACGGCCTGCGTCCGCCTCGAAGACCCACACCTCGTACTCGAACCCGAGCACTGGCGCGAGCCCGAGGGCACCGAACCTCTCCACGAGGTTCTGGACCATCGTCCGCGGCGATACGCCGACTGGATCCCCGTGATGGTCGACGACGTCGCCGATGACCGCCTCAAGGCCCGCCCATGGCAGGGAGACCCGTGTCAGCTCGTCGAGCTCGATGGAGGCGTCCGGATAGCCGTTGCCCGCGTGACCCAGGACGGTGTCGGTCATGTCCCCCGAGAGCGACACGCCGTAGATCGTCGTGCTGTGCGCCGCCCGGTCCCCGGGACGAAGCCTGTCCGCGCGGATGAGCTTCTCCCGGAGACCGTGCTCGAGATCGGGCACCTCGAGCCGCGCGAGCGGCACGTCCGGTGGCACGGTCAGGCCGATGCCTCGAACGCGGCCATGGCCGCCTCGAAGCACTCACGAGGCGCCCG
Above is a genomic segment from Nocardioides aromaticivorans containing:
- a CDS encoding glutamine synthetase family protein; translated protein: MPLARLEVPDLEHGLREKLIRADRLRPGDRAAHSTTIYGVSLSGDMTDTVLGHAGNGYPDASIELDELTRVSLPWAGLEAVIGDVVDHHGDPVGVSPRTMVQNLVERFGALGLAPVLGFEYEVWVFEADAGRDLPLPARLARAGAMSDLVAELARRMAAIGHPLSAVRSEVHAGFIEVSIAHGPALHAADGAARARRYLAELCAERDLIASFMAKPFGGREGAAGHVHASLERDGVNLFAGGELTAEAAGFVAGLVDSLPDLTLMFNPHVNSFKRIDPRMWVPTSASWGYDDRRAACRVVLRPDASARVEHRRGGADANPYVSASAVLAGGIDGLERDLALPQPRLPSRRTVPVSLGAAIAAFEDSSFVDRLLPRRFAEAFAATRRAELARYRAWLDENITPFELARHVERA
- a CDS encoding flavin-containing monooxygenase, encoding MKPLTPNQEPLAGPHDVAIIGTGFSGIAAATALRKEGVRDFVLFERSDDIGGTWLVNRYPGAEVDLESHIYSFSFEPHDWTRTHADWRELLAYLQGVARKWGLYERTLLSTGVADVSWDESSRTWTIRDEAGRQHGPFKAVISAVGFLNTPLVPPFMRGETVFEGDLCHTSTWRDELSLEGKAVGVLGTGSSAVQVVTEAERQGSSVKVFQIEPNWLLPKGARDFTPAERRWNKLKPVYYFRRYRLYLDYDLRQYNASHARVDGRVNKKRLAAARDYLHQEMGDRPELERLLTPDFSVEARRTVISDTYYRSLRSPKVQLVPHAVADVTPSGVVDATGEKHDLDIIVLATGFDAANFISTYRTTGEDGIVLREQWEGGADAFLGVMTPNFPNFFMIFGPNTSGIPLVTYYEAQARFAAKQVRRLASGQVSKITVKTWLHDLYNRRLQRRLGKTVWGEVANYFQGTSGKVVSQWPYSPTSYLLGLRLARWFGTDAE